The proteins below are encoded in one region of Aquisphaera giovannonii:
- the xrtE gene encoding exosortase E/protease, VPEID-CTERM system, with protein sequence MTSPAAAGIPGREGGRPQGRRDLLLAAALLAIPVGEALGLTIAFDSGAATDPLLGGLVSRSHAILEVAIVMATVGSLLGMRSREGGGGPFGLPAPARWSWAFFVAHLVALSLFTWMTSVVLSGGPRPAAEGLAWAAGWSLAAVATLLGWVAIWVEPARWRPLAVRGPGLFLALGAAGLAAWGSGRIAEGLWVPLSRLTLEAVHLLLRLYAPDAVCDPGLRLVGTSRFSVEIAPACSGYEGIGLVLVLTACFLWICRRELRFPRALLLIPAGVSLIWLANVGRIATLIVIGSLGHEGLALGGFHSVAGWLAFTAVGLGIVVVARSSPYFSRDADLARLPARESPTEPYLLPIMAILVVAMASRGLVAGFDVLYPLRVVAGGAMLLAYRPRDARLRPSASWQAFALGGAAFVAWMALESLGRGGPPPEALARVTPPPMSPALLAGWLAFRVLGSALVVPVAEELAFRGYLTRRLIAPDYWNIPVGTYSHSSFVISSALFGMLHDRWAAGVAAGMIYAAALYRRGELSDAVAAHATTNAMIAAAVLITGDWSLWA encoded by the coding sequence ATGACCTCGCCCGCGGCGGCCGGAATCCCCGGCCGGGAGGGAGGCCGTCCGCAAGGCCGGCGTGATCTCCTGCTCGCGGCGGCGCTGCTCGCGATCCCGGTCGGCGAGGCCCTCGGCCTGACGATCGCCTTCGACTCCGGCGCCGCGACGGATCCGCTGCTCGGGGGCCTGGTGAGCCGATCGCACGCGATCCTGGAGGTCGCCATCGTCATGGCGACGGTCGGCTCCCTGCTCGGGATGCGGAGTCGCGAAGGAGGGGGCGGCCCGTTCGGCCTGCCCGCCCCCGCGAGGTGGTCATGGGCGTTCTTCGTCGCGCATCTTGTGGCGCTCTCGCTGTTCACCTGGATGACGTCCGTCGTCCTGTCCGGGGGGCCTCGCCCGGCCGCGGAGGGCCTCGCATGGGCGGCCGGCTGGTCGCTCGCGGCCGTGGCGACGTTGCTGGGCTGGGTCGCGATCTGGGTGGAGCCGGCCCGGTGGCGGCCCCTGGCCGTGCGGGGCCCGGGCCTCTTCCTGGCGCTCGGCGCGGCCGGCCTGGCCGCCTGGGGATCGGGGCGGATCGCCGAGGGGTTGTGGGTGCCCCTGAGTCGGCTGACCCTGGAAGCCGTCCATCTCCTGCTCCGCCTCTACGCCCCGGACGCGGTCTGCGATCCCGGGCTCCGGCTCGTCGGCACATCGAGGTTCTCCGTCGAGATCGCGCCGGCCTGCTCGGGCTACGAGGGGATCGGGCTGGTCCTGGTCCTGACCGCCTGCTTCCTCTGGATCTGCAGGCGGGAACTCCGCTTCCCCCGGGCGCTCCTGCTCATCCCGGCGGGCGTGTCGCTGATCTGGCTGGCCAACGTGGGCCGGATCGCCACGCTGATCGTCATCGGCAGCCTCGGCCATGAGGGGCTGGCCCTCGGCGGATTCCACTCGGTCGCGGGCTGGCTGGCCTTCACGGCCGTCGGGCTGGGGATCGTGGTCGTCGCTCGCTCGTCGCCGTATTTCTCGAGGGACGCGGACCTCGCCCGGCTGCCGGCGCGTGAGTCGCCGACGGAGCCCTACCTGCTGCCGATCATGGCTATCCTCGTGGTGGCGATGGCCTCGCGCGGCCTCGTCGCGGGGTTCGACGTCCTCTACCCCCTGCGGGTCGTCGCCGGCGGGGCGATGCTGCTGGCGTATCGGCCGCGAGACGCAAGGCTCCGGCCGTCGGCGTCGTGGCAGGCCTTCGCGCTCGGCGGGGCGGCGTTCGTCGCCTGGATGGCGTTGGAATCCCTCGGCCGGGGCGGGCCCCCGCCGGAGGCGCTCGCCCGCGTCACACCACCTCCGATGTCCCCGGCCCTGCTGGCGGGCTGGCTCGCCTTCCGGGTGCTCGGCTCGGCCCTGGTCGTCCCGGTCGCCGAGGAGCTGGCCTTCCGGGGCTACCTCACGCGCCGGCTGATCGCCCCGGATTACTGGAACATCCCCGTCGGCACCTATTCGCATTCCTCCTTCGTCATCTCCTCGGCCCTCTTCGGGATGCTCCACGATCGGTGGGCCGCCGGGGTGGCGGCGGGGATGATCTACGCCGCCGCCCTCTACCGGCGGGGCGAGCTCTCCGACGCCGTCGCGGCGCACGCGACCACCAACGCGATGATCGCCGCCGCGGTGCTGATCACGGGGGACTGGTCGCTCTGGGCCTGA
- a CDS encoding sulfatase family protein → MRTGATRHQGVTIIHSLLLLACPCLTPSRAEAADPPPNIVLIFCDDLGYGDLGCTGATGYATPNIDRLAREGVRFTDFYVSSAVCSASRAALMTGCYHERVSIRGALGPKAKVGLSHAETTIAEMLKARGYATGMAGKWHLGCKPSQLPVHHGFDEYLGLPYSNDMWPHHPEAPRNYPDLPMIDGDRVVDPDVTAEDQESLTGTYSRRAVDFIRKHKDGPFFFYLAHSMPHVPLFRSGAFAGRTSRGAFGDVLEEIDAGVGDILRTLEELELDGRTLVIFTSDNGPWLSYGDHAGSAGPLREGKGTSFEGGIREPFLARWPGRIPAGSTCREVAATIDLLPTFAALAGAGLPGLPIDGRDITPLLLAAPGAKSPHEALFIWYDGSLQAVRGGDWKLLLPHDSRTMQGQAPGRGGVPGKYRKLPVGLELYNLRDDLGETTNVAPAHPDVVARLKARADAMQHELGDASRKLKGRAVRPADGEGAPADGETTGAKPRP, encoded by the coding sequence ATGCGGACCGGCGCGACGCGACATCAGGGCGTGACGATCATCCATTCCCTCCTCCTCCTCGCGTGCCCGTGCCTCACCCCCTCCCGGGCGGAGGCCGCCGACCCGCCGCCGAACATCGTGCTCATCTTCTGCGACGACCTCGGGTACGGCGACCTCGGCTGCACCGGGGCGACCGGCTACGCGACCCCGAACATCGACCGGCTGGCCCGCGAGGGCGTCCGCTTCACCGATTTCTACGTCTCCAGCGCGGTCTGCTCCGCGTCCCGGGCCGCCCTGATGACGGGGTGCTATCACGAGCGGGTCTCGATCCGGGGCGCACTCGGGCCCAAGGCGAAGGTCGGGCTGTCGCACGCCGAGACGACGATCGCCGAGATGCTCAAGGCTCGGGGCTACGCCACGGGCATGGCCGGCAAGTGGCACCTCGGCTGCAAGCCCTCCCAGCTCCCGGTCCACCACGGCTTCGACGAGTACCTCGGCCTGCCCTACTCCAACGACATGTGGCCCCACCACCCCGAGGCGCCCAGGAATTACCCCGACCTGCCGATGATCGACGGCGACCGCGTCGTCGACCCGGACGTGACGGCCGAGGACCAGGAGTCGCTCACGGGCACGTACTCGCGGCGGGCGGTCGACTTCATCCGCAAGCACAAGGACGGGCCGTTCTTCTTCTACCTGGCGCACAGCATGCCGCACGTGCCGCTCTTCCGCTCCGGCGCCTTCGCCGGCCGGACCTCGCGCGGGGCGTTCGGCGACGTGCTGGAGGAGATCGACGCCGGCGTGGGGGACATCCTCCGGACGCTCGAGGAGCTGGAGCTCGACGGCCGGACGCTGGTGATCTTCACCTCGGACAACGGCCCGTGGCTGAGCTACGGCGACCACGCCGGCTCCGCGGGCCCGCTCCGCGAGGGCAAGGGGACGAGCTTCGAGGGGGGCATCCGCGAGCCCTTCCTGGCCCGATGGCCGGGCCGCATCCCGGCGGGCTCCACCTGCCGCGAGGTCGCCGCGACGATCGACCTGCTGCCGACCTTCGCCGCGCTCGCGGGAGCCGGCCTGCCGGGGCTCCCGATCGACGGCAGGGACATCACGCCGCTGCTCCTGGCCGCGCCCGGCGCGAAGAGCCCGCACGAGGCCCTCTTCATCTGGTATGACGGCAGCCTCCAGGCCGTCCGCGGCGGGGACTGGAAGCTCCTGCTCCCCCACGACTCCCGGACGATGCAAGGCCAGGCCCCCGGCCGCGGCGGCGTCCCCGGCAAGTACAGGAAGCTGCCCGTCGGGCTCGAGCTCTACAACCTCCGCGACGACCTCGGGGAGACCACGAACGTCGCCCCCGCCCACCCCGACGTCGTCGCCCGCCTGAAGGCCCGGGCCGACGCCATGCAGCACGAGCTCGGCGACGCCTCCCGCAAGCTCAAGGGCCGCGCCGTCCGTCCGGCGGACGGGGAAGGGGCCCCCGCCGACGGCGAGACGACGGGGGCGAAGCCCCGACCGTGA
- a CDS encoding DUF1559 domain-containing protein: protein MPARPIRRAVRRGFTLIELLVVIAIIAILIALLLPAVQSAREAARRAQCTNNLKQIALAAINYESSSGCLPPGHFFTRYSWGYYYGSNCFVQMLQYFEQQAVSNAFNFNLSSYDSPNHTVAGAALSSLWCPSDAAASERFPIDADLQNYYGPPAPGFAGVIFSSYASNNGPWAMYYDLSSPDLDPAVAPLAYRAWVAATRGVIFPGSSIRLGGITDGTSNTLLFGEHAHGILAPGDQKTSQHWHSGWWGDTQFDTINTINAYKTLRSAIASGAWWIALRSASSFHPGGANFALCDGSVRFLKETIDTWPTDPATGYDPVGVAYGPNYGEYYMGTAKPRVYQALSTRDGGEVISSDAY, encoded by the coding sequence ATGCCCGCCCGTCCCATCCGCCGCGCCGTCCGGCGTGGCTTCACGCTGATCGAGCTGCTGGTCGTGATCGCGATCATCGCGATCCTGATCGCGTTGCTGCTCCCGGCCGTGCAGTCGGCCCGCGAGGCCGCCCGCCGAGCCCAGTGCACCAACAACCTGAAGCAGATCGCGCTGGCCGCGATCAATTACGAGTCGAGCAGCGGCTGCCTGCCGCCGGGCCACTTCTTCACCCGCTATTCCTGGGGCTACTACTACGGCTCGAACTGCTTCGTCCAGATGCTCCAGTACTTCGAGCAGCAGGCGGTCTCCAACGCGTTCAACTTCAACCTCAGCTCCTACGACAGCCCGAACCACACCGTGGCCGGCGCCGCGCTCTCGTCCCTGTGGTGCCCGAGCGACGCCGCGGCCTCCGAGCGGTTCCCCATCGACGCCGACCTGCAGAACTACTACGGCCCGCCGGCGCCGGGGTTCGCGGGTGTCATCTTCTCCAGCTACGCCAGCAACAACGGCCCGTGGGCGATGTACTACGACCTCTCGAGCCCGGACCTGGACCCGGCCGTCGCCCCCCTGGCCTACCGGGCGTGGGTGGCCGCCACGCGCGGAGTCATCTTCCCGGGCTCTTCCATCAGGCTGGGGGGGATCACCGACGGCACGAGCAACACGCTCCTCTTCGGGGAGCACGCCCACGGGATCCTCGCCCCCGGCGACCAGAAGACCAGCCAGCACTGGCACTCGGGCTGGTGGGGCGACACCCAGTTCGACACGATCAACACGATCAACGCCTACAAGACGCTCCGGTCGGCGATCGCCTCCGGGGCCTGGTGGATCGCCCTGCGGTCGGCCTCCAGCTTCCACCCCGGCGGGGCCAACTTCGCGCTCTGCGACGGCTCGGTCCGGTTCCTCAAGGAGACCATCGACACGTGGCCGACCGACCCGGCGACGGGCTACGACCCGGTCGGGGTCGCGTACGGGCCCAATTACGGCGAGTACTACATGGGCACGGCGAAGCCCAGGGTCTACCAGGCCCTGTCCACCCGCGACGGCGGCGAGGTGATCAGCAGCGACGCGTATTGA
- a CDS encoding fatty acid desaturase family protein produces MEPSPEPSGGVRVSPALRSEVMKLRRADNVSNLGYLAMEYLSLAAVIGGAVAFAESRERWGLAWSWNVPVFAIALVLVGAIQHRLAGLGHEAAHYTFMRNRFLNDLIPDLFCMFPLLTATHFYRVFHMAHHQFTNDPGRDPDILNLGHGKRFDEFPMSRARFVRVIYFGFLVAPVRFLRYQWAYIEVNTLGQGKNAYYDRSGGGRARLGTLLGLAYVFGINAAYWALTLSDRPRWLAPAGLIGIGLAAAGIYGLPGRIHFRSPLRSIYSVRFASLIRLGYYTLTLGLLAHLRWATAGASVPYVFLLWFLPMGTSFMFFMFLRDVYQHSNADAGRLTNSRVFHADPFTRWAVFVYGQDMHIPHHLYPAIPHYRLRRLHELLRREDPAYRERVVETHGTFRDPAGRRTILDELTGPRAAT; encoded by the coding sequence ATGGAGCCCAGCCCCGAGCCGTCCGGGGGCGTCCGCGTCAGCCCGGCCCTGCGAAGCGAGGTCATGAAGCTGCGGCGAGCGGACAACGTCAGCAACCTCGGCTATCTCGCCATGGAGTACCTCTCGCTGGCCGCCGTCATCGGCGGGGCCGTCGCGTTCGCGGAGTCCCGCGAGCGATGGGGCCTGGCGTGGTCCTGGAACGTCCCCGTGTTCGCGATCGCCCTCGTCCTGGTCGGCGCCATCCAGCACCGGCTGGCGGGCCTCGGGCACGAGGCGGCCCATTATACGTTCATGCGGAATCGCTTCCTGAACGACCTGATCCCCGACCTCTTCTGCATGTTCCCCCTGCTGACGGCCACCCACTTCTACCGCGTCTTCCACATGGCGCATCACCAGTTCACCAACGACCCGGGTCGCGACCCGGACATCCTCAACCTCGGCCACGGCAAGCGGTTCGACGAGTTCCCGATGTCGCGGGCGCGGTTCGTGCGGGTGATCTACTTCGGCTTCCTGGTCGCGCCGGTGCGGTTCCTCCGCTACCAGTGGGCCTACATCGAGGTGAACACGCTGGGCCAGGGGAAGAACGCCTACTACGACCGGTCCGGCGGCGGGCGGGCCCGGCTGGGGACGCTGCTGGGCCTCGCCTACGTCTTCGGCATCAACGCGGCCTACTGGGCCCTGACGCTGAGCGACCGGCCGCGATGGCTGGCGCCCGCCGGCCTGATCGGGATCGGCCTGGCGGCGGCCGGGATCTACGGCCTGCCCGGACGGATCCACTTCCGCTCGCCCTTGCGGTCGATCTACTCGGTCCGGTTCGCCAGCCTGATCCGCCTGGGATACTACACCCTGACGCTGGGGCTGCTGGCCCATCTCCGGTGGGCGACGGCGGGGGCCTCCGTGCCCTACGTGTTCCTCCTCTGGTTCCTGCCGATGGGCACGTCCTTCATGTTCTTCATGTTCCTGAGGGACGTCTACCAGCACTCCAACGCGGACGCGGGCCGGCTGACGAACTCGCGGGTCTTCCACGCCGACCCGTTCACGCGCTGGGCCGTGTTCGTCTACGGCCAGGACATGCACATCCCGCATCACCTCTACCCGGCCATCCCGCACTACCGCCTCCGCCGGCTGCACGAGCTCCTCCGGCGCGAGGACCCCGCCTACCGCGAGCGGGTCGTCGAGACCCACGGCACGTTCCGCGACCCGGCCGGACGCCGGACGATCCTCGACGAGCTGACCGGGCCCCGGGCGGCGACCTGA
- a CDS encoding RNA polymerase sigma factor, translating to MDEPPATRCSLIVKLRDPADTAAWREFVEIYEPLIHRLARRKGLQEADAHDLGQEVFRAVAASVGRWDPARGRFRAWLSTIARNLLLNFLTRGRAQPRGSGTTSVQDLLEAQPAADPFATAIFEDEHRRRLFRWAAEDIRGEFTPATWQAFWGTAVEGRKPAEVADSLRLSVGSVYVARSRVLARLRRRIERLELEPGREAAISNAKEAHHEGPMGSL from the coding sequence ATGGACGAGCCGCCCGCCACGCGGTGCTCGCTGATCGTCAAGCTCCGCGACCCGGCCGACACGGCGGCCTGGCGGGAGTTCGTGGAGATCTACGAGCCCCTGATCCACCGGCTGGCCCGCCGCAAGGGGCTCCAGGAGGCCGACGCGCACGACCTCGGCCAGGAGGTCTTCCGGGCCGTGGCCGCGTCCGTCGGGCGGTGGGACCCGGCGCGGGGGCGGTTCCGGGCGTGGCTCTCGACGATCGCCCGCAACCTGCTGCTCAACTTCCTCACGAGGGGCCGCGCCCAGCCCCGGGGCAGCGGGACGACCAGCGTGCAGGACCTGCTGGAGGCCCAGCCCGCGGCCGACCCGTTCGCCACGGCGATCTTCGAGGACGAGCACCGCCGCCGCCTCTTCCGCTGGGCGGCCGAGGACATCCGCGGCGAGTTCACCCCGGCCACCTGGCAGGCCTTCTGGGGGACCGCCGTGGAGGGCCGAAAGCCGGCCGAGGTCGCCGACTCGCTCCGCCTCTCGGTCGGCTCCGTCTACGTCGCCCGCAGCCGGGTCCTGGCCCGCCTCCGCCGCCGGATCGAGCGCCTCGAGCTCGAGCCCGGCCGCGAGGCGGCGATCTCGAACGCGAAGGAGGCCCACCATGAAGGCCCGATGGGATCCCTGTGA
- a CDS encoding protein kinase domain-containing protein yields MKARWDPCDAGRLGLLAEDRLPPGELTRLEQHLERCPRCRDTLDRIVGTDRCAEEARRYLDEEGGDEDLLGPSDHPDGPLDFLAPSDWPDSIGRLGTYEVKGVLGRGGMSVVLKALDPALGRVVAIKVMTASLASCGAARRRFFREAKAAAAVVHEHVVGIFAVDEAAGLPFLVMEYVPGRSLQDRLDALGPLPVTEVLRIGMQTASGLAAAHAQGLVHRDVKPANILLEDGVERARLTDFGLARAAADAAMTRSGVVAGTPHYMAPEQARGETADPRADLYGLGSTLYATLAGFPPFRAESPLAVLRRVCDDEPRPLRGINAEVPDWLEAIIAKLMAKDPGRRHQSAAEVADLLAACLAHVQQPLASPLPDALRRRPDRRRRWAVAATLALALTAATASASLAAWKAWGPSPAVEDVGARQTFSAPSPRPSAPADGGPDDILRQLEQARAHAASIEAELRRPARPDEDGVSGLAGDLATRAEALERELLPARASPSTDGSRVPPTFPSPTKESRR; encoded by the coding sequence ATGAAGGCCCGATGGGATCCCTGTGACGCCGGCCGCCTGGGCCTGCTGGCCGAGGACCGGCTCCCCCCCGGCGAGCTCACCCGGCTGGAGCAGCACCTGGAACGCTGCCCGCGATGCCGCGACACGCTCGACCGGATCGTCGGCACCGACCGCTGCGCGGAGGAGGCCCGCCGGTACCTCGACGAGGAGGGCGGGGATGAGGACCTCCTCGGCCCCTCGGACCACCCCGACGGCCCGCTCGACTTCCTCGCCCCCTCGGACTGGCCGGACTCGATCGGCCGGCTCGGCACGTACGAGGTCAAGGGCGTGCTCGGCCGCGGCGGCATGAGCGTGGTCCTCAAGGCGCTCGACCCGGCGCTCGGGCGGGTCGTGGCGATCAAGGTGATGACGGCCTCGCTGGCGAGCTGCGGGGCGGCCCGGCGGCGGTTCTTCCGCGAGGCGAAGGCCGCGGCGGCGGTCGTGCACGAGCACGTCGTCGGCATCTTCGCGGTGGACGAGGCGGCCGGCCTGCCCTTCCTGGTCATGGAATATGTCCCGGGCCGCTCGCTCCAGGACCGGCTGGACGCCCTGGGTCCGCTGCCGGTCACGGAGGTGCTGCGGATCGGGATGCAGACCGCCTCCGGCCTCGCCGCGGCGCATGCCCAGGGGCTGGTGCACCGCGACGTGAAGCCGGCGAACATCCTGCTGGAGGACGGCGTCGAGCGGGCCCGGCTGACCGACTTCGGCCTCGCCCGCGCCGCGGCCGACGCGGCGATGACCCGCAGCGGCGTCGTCGCCGGCACGCCCCACTACATGGCCCCGGAGCAGGCCCGCGGCGAGACCGCCGACCCGAGGGCCGACCTCTACGGGCTCGGCTCCACGCTCTACGCGACGCTCGCCGGCTTCCCGCCGTTCCGGGCCGAGTCCCCCCTGGCCGTCCTCCGCCGCGTCTGCGACGACGAGCCCCGCCCGCTCCGCGGCATCAACGCCGAGGTCCCGGACTGGCTGGAGGCGATCATCGCGAAGCTCATGGCCAAGGATCCGGGCCGCCGCCACCAGTCCGCCGCCGAGGTCGCCGACCTCCTCGCCGCCTGCCTCGCCCACGTCCAGCAGCCCCTCGCCTCCCCGCTGCCGGACGCCCTGAGGAGGCGGCCGGACCGGCGACGAAGATGGGCCGTCGCTGCGACACTCGCCCTCGCCCTGACCGCCGCGACCGCGTCCGCGTCGCTGGCGGCCTGGAAGGCGTGGGGGCCGTCCCCCGCGGTGGAGGATGTGGGCGCGAGGCAGACGTTCTCGGCCCCTTCCCCGCGGCCGTCCGCCCCCGCGGACGGCGGCCCCGATGACATCCTGCGTCAGCTCGAACAGGCCCGGGCCCACGCCGCCTCGATCGAGGCGGAGCTCCGCCGCCCGGCCCGCCCCGACGAGGACGGCGTCTCCGGCCTCGCCGGCGACCTCGCGACGCGTGCCGAGGCCCTCGAGCGGGAGCTCCTCCCGGCCCGCGCGTCGCCGTCCACCGATGGTTCCCGCGTTCCCCCGACCTTCCCCAGCCCCACCAAGGAAAGCAGGAGATGA
- a CDS encoding chemotaxis protein CheA, with translation MSGFNPAELLPFYLDETDEHIAALNDALLRLEQDPADAKALAEAFRMFHSIKGSSVVMGFDSVKELTHHLESLFDQFRSKKRDLDRPVLDLTFRCLDELRDYHRELRAEGAGRADLASLVPLVVAALDESQAPAPASARPPEPAAEAPAGPAADEPGTPAPAPGPARAASPSDEPERVAVTVVFEPNLPLADMKARLVLSRLATRGTVIETRPPAEQIEEAESLAEFTVWLATSGGPDELRSLADVDGVARIRIEAGASLPSTASPAAEAVAPSPQPSPAVGGGSEVAPTEQARSASAVPPPVVPAAVVPASEPPAAAAPKKKVAETIRVESDRLDYLMNLAGELVINKARFVDIARGLDELFRGSNTQALAADTEDRLESITRGLDGLGAAGAGDGALDRWAGHVRRLRDNVREIHGELDRLRQGRETLKALNEAIHSLGRVTDGLQKGVLDTRMVPIGPLFERFRRVIRDLSHSSGKEVLLALGGEKTELDKRMIDELGDPLIHMVRNSVDHGLEPPDAREAAGKPRAGTVTLQATHRGNSVVITVGDDGRGIDCERIRAKVVARGLVSQAEAAGLTDRELIAYIWHPGLSTAEAVTDISGRGVGMDIVKNRIENLSGTVDVRSTPGQGTVFTIRLPLTLAIMSSLLVQVFDEVYALPLDHIDEIVEVKASQVFRVQGRPTIEVRKRIIALVSLKELFRWSGRPHPPAMREAGPEDGDGNGTHPEAVRVVVVQNGETTIGLVVDRLIGMQEVVLKSLEKNFRAVPGLSGASILGDGRVSLILDVDAVITMAAGRMVGREMARAGM, from the coding sequence ATGTCGGGGTTCAACCCTGCCGAGCTGCTGCCGTTCTACCTCGACGAGACCGACGAGCACATCGCCGCGCTGAACGACGCGCTGCTCCGGCTGGAGCAGGACCCGGCCGACGCCAAGGCCCTGGCCGAGGCCTTCCGGATGTTCCACAGCATCAAGGGCTCGTCGGTCGTCATGGGCTTCGACTCCGTCAAGGAGCTGACGCACCACCTGGAGAGCCTCTTCGACCAGTTCCGGAGCAAGAAGCGGGACCTCGACCGGCCGGTCCTCGACCTGACGTTCCGCTGCCTGGACGAGCTCCGCGACTACCACCGCGAGCTCCGCGCCGAGGGCGCCGGCCGCGCGGACCTCGCCTCCCTCGTGCCGCTCGTGGTCGCCGCGCTGGACGAGTCGCAGGCCCCGGCGCCGGCATCGGCGAGGCCGCCGGAGCCGGCGGCCGAGGCCCCGGCCGGGCCCGCGGCGGACGAGCCGGGGACGCCGGCCCCCGCGCCGGGGCCGGCGCGGGCGGCCTCGCCGTCGGACGAGCCGGAGCGCGTCGCGGTGACTGTCGTCTTCGAGCCCAACCTGCCGCTCGCCGACATGAAGGCGAGGCTGGTGCTCAGCCGCCTGGCGACGCGCGGGACGGTGATCGAGACGAGGCCCCCGGCGGAGCAGATCGAGGAGGCCGAGTCGCTGGCCGAGTTCACCGTATGGCTCGCCACCTCCGGCGGGCCGGACGAGCTGCGGTCGCTGGCCGACGTGGACGGCGTCGCCCGGATCCGCATCGAGGCCGGGGCCTCCCTGCCCTCGACGGCTTCCCCCGCGGCCGAGGCGGTCGCCCCCTCTCCCCAACCCTCCCCCGCGGTGGGTGGAGGGAGTGAAGTCGCGCCGACCGAGCAGGCTCGATCCGCCTCGGCCGTCCCGCCCCCGGTCGTGCCGGCGGCCGTCGTCCCCGCCTCCGAGCCTCCCGCCGCGGCGGCCCCGAAGAAGAAGGTCGCGGAGACGATCCGCGTGGAGAGCGACCGGCTGGATTACCTGATGAACCTGGCGGGCGAGCTCGTCATCAACAAGGCCCGATTCGTGGACATCGCGAGGGGGCTCGACGAGCTGTTCCGCGGGTCCAACACCCAGGCGCTCGCCGCGGACACGGAGGACCGGCTGGAGAGCATCACCCGCGGGCTGGACGGCCTCGGAGCGGCCGGCGCGGGGGACGGCGCGCTCGACCGCTGGGCCGGGCACGTCCGCCGGCTGCGGGACAACGTCCGGGAGATCCACGGCGAGCTCGACCGGCTCCGGCAGGGCCGCGAGACGCTCAAGGCGCTCAACGAGGCGATCCACAGCCTGGGGCGGGTCACGGACGGCTTGCAGAAGGGGGTGCTGGACACGCGGATGGTGCCGATCGGCCCGCTCTTCGAGCGGTTCCGCCGGGTGATCCGCGACCTCAGCCACTCGTCGGGCAAGGAGGTGCTGCTGGCCCTCGGCGGCGAGAAGACCGAGCTGGACAAGCGGATGATCGACGAGCTGGGCGACCCGCTCATCCACATGGTCCGCAACTCGGTGGACCACGGCCTGGAGCCGCCGGACGCCCGCGAGGCCGCCGGCAAGCCGAGGGCCGGCACGGTGACGCTCCAGGCGACGCACCGGGGCAACAGCGTCGTGATCACGGTCGGCGACGACGGCCGCGGCATCGACTGCGAGCGGATCCGCGCCAAGGTCGTCGCCCGGGGGCTCGTCTCGCAGGCCGAGGCGGCCGGCCTCACCGACCGCGAGCTGATCGCCTACATCTGGCACCCGGGCCTCAGCACGGCGGAGGCCGTGACGGACATCTCCGGGCGCGGCGTCGGCATGGACATCGTCAAGAACCGCATCGAGAACCTCAGCGGCACCGTGGACGTCCGCTCGACGCCGGGGCAGGGGACCGTCTTCACGATCCGCCTGCCGCTCACGCTGGCGATCATGTCCAGCCTGCTCGTGCAGGTCTTCGACGAGGTGTACGCCCTGCCGCTGGACCACATCGACGAGATCGTCGAGGTCAAGGCGTCGCAGGTCTTCCGCGTCCAGGGGAGGCCGACGATCGAGGTCCGCAAGCGGATCATCGCCCTGGTCTCGCTCAAGGAGCTCTTCCGATGGTCGGGCCGCCCGCACCCGCCGGCGATGCGCGAGGCGGGCCCCGAGGACGGCGACGGGAACGGCACGCACCCGGAGGCCGTCCGCGTCGTCGTCGTGCAGAACGGCGAGACGACCATCGGCCTCGTCGTCGATCGGCTGATCGGCATGCAGGAGGTCGTGCTCAAGTCGCTGGAGAAGAACTTCCGCGCCGTGCCGGGCCTCTCCGGCGCCAGCATCCTGGGCGACGGCCGCGTGTCGCTGATCCTGGACGTCGATGCCGTCATCACCATGGCCGCGGGCCGGATGGTGGGGAGGGAGATGGCGAGGGCGGGGATGTAA